One Spirochaeta africana DSM 8902 genomic window carries:
- a CDS encoding PTS sugar transporter subunit IIA: MNLVELLTPDRVCLNLPGNNKQEIIQSLLDLACATGKVSDKDAALHSVLQRESRMSTGMEFGVAIPHGKTDAVAELLAFLALKPEGVDFDALDGSRSRIFLFTLSPLARKGPHVQFLTDVSRLLTRAELREQLLTAETPQQAVDILLSGLPR, translated from the coding sequence ATGAATCTGGTAGAACTGCTCACACCGGATCGTGTATGCCTGAACCTGCCTGGGAACAACAAACAGGAGATCATCCAGTCGTTGCTGGATCTGGCATGTGCCACCGGAAAGGTTTCTGACAAGGACGCTGCGCTGCACAGTGTTTTACAGCGTGAATCCCGTATGTCTACCGGGATGGAGTTCGGGGTAGCAATCCCGCACGGAAAAACAGATGCGGTAGCCGAGCTGCTGGCATTCCTGGCGCTCAAGCCGGAAGGGGTGGATTTTGATGCCCTGGACGGCAGCCGGTCCCGGATATTCCTGTTTACCCTGAGCCCCCTGGCTCGCAAGGGACCTCATGTGCAATTCCTGACGGATGTCAGCCGGCTGCTGACCCGCGCCGAACTGCGTGAGCAGCTGCTGACTGCCGAAACCCCGCAGCAGGCGGTGGATATTCTGCTCTCAGGGCTCCCTCGCTGA
- a CDS encoding diguanylate cyclase, with protein MSSVLFIFAALHGAGALISGYIATASLTHRTSPLSRNLAITAFALAWWSVFQGFELITPTAEGTFLWAAIAYSGIQISVLGLLSIAYGLAFHYRHMPAWILPLLTMIPVATVLIAITNPLHELLWENPSVSAVGLARFEPGIWYPIHIGYMYLLLLGCTMLLIYAVSRGPGEIRKQAGIMLAAGAVPITANLIYLTHQSTQVSHDFTVIGLIITAAALFLAFRRYGTGELVPVTRGWVFETLRDPIVTALSNGEIIDANRSFRRTFSLTDMSDLRVQQVLPVWDNLVSGMSAGHINHSFAAVINQEERWIEASISRMRSSNRNVYAVVFRDISVHIHDQHRLQEAVSSAEQRLETVKQLQNQLREQAIRDELTELYNRRFWNEAIEREFALAERSGYSLSLAMLDIDHFKQVNDTYGHAAGDRILIFLADLLRTTLRRSDLIFRFGGEEFVLVMPGIEAATAVSRMDALREKIAGSPYHDPKAGDIRIRVSIGVAGIPPYAAEPSEVLEQADTALYQAKSAGRNTVRYESSAREP; from the coding sequence ATGTCCAGTGTACTTTTTATATTTGCTGCCCTGCATGGGGCCGGCGCACTCATCAGCGGGTATATCGCCACCGCCTCGCTGACCCACCGCACCTCGCCGCTGTCGCGAAATCTGGCGATTACGGCGTTTGCACTGGCATGGTGGTCGGTGTTTCAGGGGTTTGAACTGATAACCCCGACTGCGGAGGGTACATTTCTCTGGGCAGCGATCGCCTACTCGGGGATACAGATCAGCGTCCTCGGACTGCTGAGTATCGCTTACGGGCTGGCTTTCCATTACCGCCACATGCCGGCATGGATCCTGCCCCTGCTGACCATGATTCCGGTTGCGACCGTGCTTATTGCCATCACCAACCCCCTGCATGAACTCCTGTGGGAGAATCCCTCGGTGTCCGCAGTGGGGCTGGCCCGGTTCGAACCGGGGATATGGTATCCGATACATATCGGCTACATGTATCTGCTGCTGCTGGGCTGTACCATGCTGCTGATATACGCGGTGAGCCGAGGCCCCGGCGAGATCCGGAAACAGGCAGGAATCATGCTGGCGGCCGGGGCCGTGCCGATTACCGCCAACCTGATCTATCTGACCCACCAGAGTACGCAGGTATCCCATGACTTTACGGTAATCGGCCTGATCATAACCGCGGCAGCGCTCTTTCTGGCATTCCGCCGCTACGGTACCGGGGAGCTGGTGCCGGTAACCCGGGGCTGGGTGTTCGAGACCCTGCGCGATCCCATCGTCACTGCACTGTCCAACGGAGAAATAATTGATGCCAACCGCAGCTTTCGCCGGACATTTAGCCTCACCGATATGTCCGATCTCCGGGTCCAGCAGGTTCTTCCCGTGTGGGATAACCTGGTCTCCGGTATGTCTGCCGGACATATCAATCACAGTTTTGCAGCCGTAATCAATCAGGAGGAGCGCTGGATCGAGGCCAGCATCTCGCGAATGCGCAGCAGCAATCGCAATGTCTACGCTGTTGTGTTTCGGGATATCAGCGTTCATATCCATGACCAGCACCGGCTGCAGGAGGCCGTCTCCAGCGCCGAGCAGCGGCTGGAGACGGTAAAACAGCTGCAAAACCAGCTGCGGGAGCAGGCTATCCGCGACGAGCTGACCGAGTTGTATAACCGACGGTTCTGGAACGAGGCCATCGAGCGTGAGTTTGCCCTGGCAGAGCGTTCGGGCTATTCGCTCAGCCTGGCGATGCTGGACATTGATCACTTCAAACAGGTGAATGACACCTACGGGCATGCCGCGGGCGACCGGATCCTGATATTCCTTGCCGATCTGCTGCGGACAACCCTGCGCCGCAGCGACCTGATATTCCGCTTTGGCGGTGAGGAGTTTGTGCTGGTCATGCCCGGGATTGAAGCTGCCACCGCAGTGTCCAGGATGGACGCCCTGCGGGAGAAGATCGCCGGCAGCCCCTATCATGACCCCAAGGCTGGAGATATCCGGATCAGGGTATCGATCGGCGTAGCCGGCATTCCTCCCTACGCAGCAGAACCATCCGAGGTGCTGGAGCAGGCCGACACCGCCTTGTATCAGGCCAAGTCAGCTGGACGCAATACGGTACGATACGAATCCTCAGCGAGGGAGCCCTGA
- a CDS encoding metal-dependent phosphohydrolase, with product MINEGYTVTAEHAVSGKQRSMPVRSLHRNNPNFYKNPRSPYRFLVAEPCARELLERVQPKGKPGASSAAEGCVCSDEPDTTSAPAATEKRPGTLAAAPNFDETWQRIQAMTLPERVDLLDTHTTTIQHLARNPDRQQQETHQALINVGADGALSNRSTILEALKMSNEEARRYTDQMVEATNRMIDTTALLVDGNLCHQDLLDQVADKSNGTVIQHMTRVFLLGYAFMLYYNREILTSDLVGKIRIRFTSRYKPFYTPLLSHLHEDHLTLERVFQGGMRALQESEINQYAIGFLVHDIGKVEDIEYHEGEDGYDRAKVVRHVEVGYTALRNKTGYSDTVSMITGYHHEYYGSNDGYGIFRRLLQQLYQQHPQVKPRKFPFLITYDKEEIRKLQAPAYFPAKMLEIVDIYDSLTDPNRRYRAPMEPKDALETLYTAFVADQPKVDLILLDVFTLFLRDKGLLPADDIPAEAVNW from the coding sequence ATGATCAACGAAGGTTATACCGTAACTGCCGAGCACGCGGTATCCGGCAAGCAGCGCTCCATGCCGGTACGCTCACTGCACCGAAACAACCCCAATTTCTACAAGAACCCGCGGTCGCCCTATCGTTTTCTGGTTGCCGAACCCTGTGCTCGGGAACTCCTGGAGCGGGTACAACCCAAAGGCAAACCCGGTGCATCCTCTGCGGCAGAAGGATGCGTCTGCAGCGATGAACCAGACACCACATCCGCACCGGCGGCGACGGAAAAACGCCCGGGAACCCTGGCTGCGGCCCCCAATTTTGACGAGACCTGGCAGCGCATACAGGCCATGACCCTGCCCGAACGGGTCGACCTGCTGGATACCCATACCACCACCATCCAGCACCTGGCACGCAACCCCGATCGCCAGCAGCAGGAGACCCACCAGGCATTGATCAACGTCGGTGCCGATGGGGCACTGAGCAACCGCTCAACCATCCTCGAGGCTCTCAAGATGAGCAACGAGGAAGCCCGACGCTACACCGATCAGATGGTGGAGGCAACCAACCGGATGATCGACACCACCGCCTTGCTGGTCGACGGCAACCTGTGCCATCAGGATCTGCTTGATCAGGTGGCTGACAAATCGAACGGCACAGTAATCCAGCACATGACCCGGGTTTTTCTGCTCGGGTATGCCTTTATGCTGTACTACAATCGTGAGATCCTGACATCGGATCTGGTCGGCAAGATCCGGATCCGGTTTACATCCCGCTACAAGCCATTCTACACCCCGCTGCTGTCGCACCTGCATGAGGATCACCTGACCCTGGAGCGGGTTTTTCAGGGGGGGATGCGTGCCCTGCAGGAATCGGAGATCAATCAGTATGCCATCGGGTTTCTGGTGCACGACATCGGCAAGGTTGAAGACATCGAGTATCACGAAGGCGAGGATGGCTATGATCGAGCCAAGGTAGTACGTCATGTAGAGGTAGGCTATACCGCGCTGCGTAACAAGACCGGTTACTCGGATACCGTCTCCATGATTACCGGGTATCACCACGAATACTATGGTTCGAATGACGGCTATGGTATTTTTCGGCGACTGCTGCAGCAGCTGTATCAGCAGCATCCCCAGGTAAAACCGCGCAAGTTCCCGTTTCTTATAACCTACGACAAGGAAGAGATTCGCAAACTGCAGGCCCCCGCCTATTTCCCCGCCAAGATGCTGGAGATAGTCGACATCTACGACTCGCTGACCGATCCCAATCGGCGCTACCGGGCACCCATGGAGCCGAAAGACGCGCTGGAAACCCTGTACACCGCCTTTGTTGCTGACCAGCCCAAGGTAGACCTGATCCTGCTGGATGTCTTTACTCTGTTCCTGCGCGACAAGGGATTGCTGCCGGCAGACGACATTCCTGCCGAGGCCGTCAACTGGTAG
- the amrS gene encoding AmmeMemoRadiSam system radical SAM enzyme, with translation MAERNYTVDKERVMLCAQELQHNSEGSVTCLACQHRCRIADGAVGICGVRENREGQLVSLMYGHPAAQHLDPIEKKPLYHVLPGTRVLSAGTLGCNMSCRWCQNCSIAAPPRGAIARMQQQPTVSPQELVEQACRSQAAGIAFTYNEPTVWIEYARHTAELARQRGLAGLWVSNGYLTPQAWDYLSPHLTAANIDLKAFSDRTCRRYSGSSLQPVLDSIVHLHRQTEVWVEVTMLIIPGVNDDPHELQAAFEFLVGLSPQIPLHLSGFHPAHRMQEHPATSRIQLLQLASQARQAGIQFVYLGNTGDTMDISCPSCGHTAIQRNEYPTDGSCRACGSPLPGVWEVRQ, from the coding sequence ATGGCAGAGAGGAATTACACTGTAGACAAGGAGCGTGTCATGCTGTGTGCACAGGAACTGCAGCATAACAGCGAGGGTTCAGTCACCTGTCTGGCGTGTCAGCATCGCTGTCGAATAGCTGATGGTGCTGTCGGGATCTGCGGTGTGCGCGAAAATCGCGAGGGCCAGCTGGTTTCCCTGATGTACGGGCATCCGGCGGCGCAGCACCTGGACCCTATAGAGAAAAAACCGCTCTACCATGTGCTGCCGGGCACCCGTGTGCTGTCGGCAGGCACCCTGGGATGCAACATGAGCTGCCGCTGGTGCCAGAACTGCAGTATTGCCGCCCCGCCGCGGGGGGCAATAGCGCGCATGCAGCAGCAGCCGACCGTTTCCCCGCAGGAGCTGGTTGAACAGGCCTGCCGGAGCCAGGCCGCTGGCATCGCCTTTACCTATAACGAACCCACCGTCTGGATAGAGTACGCCCGCCATACCGCAGAGCTTGCCCGGCAGCGCGGGCTGGCGGGGTTGTGGGTGAGCAACGGCTATCTTACCCCCCAGGCATGGGACTATCTTTCGCCACACCTGACAGCAGCGAATATCGACCTCAAGGCATTCAGCGACCGTACCTGCCGGCGCTATTCCGGCAGCAGTCTCCAGCCGGTACTGGACTCGATTGTGCATCTGCACCGCCAGACCGAAGTCTGGGTGGAGGTTACCATGCTGATTATTCCCGGGGTAAACGACGATCCCCACGAGCTGCAGGCAGCCTTCGAATTTCTGGTCGGGCTTTCACCGCAGATACCGCTGCATCTGTCGGGGTTTCATCCGGCGCACCGTATGCAGGAACATCCGGCTACCAGCCGGATACAGCTGCTGCAGCTCGCCAGTCAGGCCAGACAGGCCGGCATACAGTTCGTGTATCTCGGGAATACCGGTGACACAATGGACATTTCCTGC